The Vibrio bathopelagicus genomic sequence ACTTTTTACTGGTGTTGTAGAGGTGCATGTTACCCATTACAGAACCTTCAGCAATATTCACTATCGACACCTGTCCATCAAATTCAGCTCTAATGGTTTTCTTCTCTTGCGCCCAATTTACTTTTTGTAGATCGGCTTTTAACGACACAAGTTCAGCGTGCAGCACTCGAAGCTCGGAGTCGTACTTTTCTACGTCACGCATATTGAAGATTTCAGGTGACGTTTCAGCGCGCTCTAAGTCGCGATTCATTTGCTTGATCTGTTCTTCTTTCTGAACAATTGAAGATTCGATCTTGGCTTTGTCTGCGGCAGAATCGATGTCGACGAGTGTGTAAATTACGTCGCCTTCTTTCACCATTTGGTTGTGCTCAACAAGCACTTGGTCGATCTGCTGGCCAAAGATAGGTGACATCACCGCGTGTGGGGCTTTGACTGTGGTTGAATTGGTTAAATCAACGGGTGCCCACAAGCGAGAGATAACCGCTAATACCGCAAGAATCGTTACGCCACCAATGGCAGCCCATGTGTAGTTTTTGAAGTTCTTCTTAAGTGCGCCTGTCGCAAACAGTGACCATACAATTAGGATGTATGGGATCATCATCTCTTTCATTATGCGACCTCTTTATTTGTTGGAGTCTTTTCTTTTGAAGACTGAGCTTCTGAAGACTGTTCTTTTGACGATTGTTTTACTGGAGCCGGTTCTGCAGGTGTTTTTTCTGGTGATACATGGGCTACAGCAGTCTCTGTACTGGTAGCTGCGTCTTGTTTAGGTTGTACACCACGGCGAATAACATCACTCAATGATTGGCCAATATGTTTCCAATTCGCCAACGCGATAACTAAGGCAATAACCCAGAATGTTTTGCTGATGAAGAGTCCGCAAAGTGACAGTGCAAACACGATCTGTACGTGAGCGCTTTTGTGCTCTTTGGCTTTATGCACCCCCAGTTCATGTAACTGCCACATGCCGTAAACACCGGCTAATACCACAGCAATTGTCACTGAGAACAAGTAACCAGAGAAGTACTCCATCTGGAAGAAGTTCATCATCATTTCATTGGGATGGTTGTTGAACTGAGACATGTCGATGTCTTTAGAGTGGATTGTGCCTAATGGTGCAAGAGCCCATGCACCAGCAAACATCACTGCCATAAACAGGCAGAATTTAATCAAGACCATCACAATGGCCCAGATTTTCTGGAAAACGATTTTTATAAAGTTCATATCTCAACCTACATAAATAAGAAGAGAGAATTTGCAGCCTAGAAGTCTAACTTTTAATGACATCTTAAAAAGTAGATGTCTATTATGTTGGTAGATTGGTGCGCATAATAAACAAAAGTAATAGATGGTATTTAAAGTGATACTACTCAGTCCAGACAACCGATTCTCGGTATCAAGAAGCGAATATGCTTCCCTACAAACCAATTCTTATTGTTAGTCAGAAACGCAGGTTGAATGACTATGTACTGTCGAACGAAATATTAGACTCGTTCTTTTAGTTATTGTCTTCTTTACGTGTAATACCTCGGTTGTCGAGGGGCTCTTCCATGGCAATTGACATCGTGTTGTAAAACATTTGTCAGCATTCTGTTTTGGCTAAGAATTGATTTGTTAGCAGGATAATAGGAAGAGTTTTGAGCAGTATCTACCCAGAATTACGATTTGATAATATCGTAATTACGATGAGTCACTACCACTCTAAATCGGTAGGTTGAATTATTTGCTAGCGCTCAAATTCGGCTTTAAAACATTGTGAGTTAAATTGGCTTGGATCAATGAAATGACTAATAAAAGTATCAATAAGCAATTTGGCGAAATTAATCTTTTTACATGCTTCTTACAATAAAAGGAGTAATAGAAACGAATGATGGATGACATATAACTGATAATAGGTTTGTGAACACTGGGAAAATACTCTCGGACGCTTTGATATCTATATCAATGACGTGCTCAATGTTTGGGTGTGCCCACTAGAAAGTGCGTTTCTGCTTACGGTTGAGTGTTGAATTCGAAATATTGTAGCTTTAATTCCTCAAATGTATATCTCGATGACGCTGAACACAGTGTCATGATAAACGAGACAATATCGTATTGTTTATGTTCTATTGAATATGTAATCTATCCCAATCAAATACGGTATTGAATTAGGGGTGAAACATTGCATTTGAAGAGCAAACAGAGAAAGACCTAACGGATAGCTAGGTCTTGATGTGGTGTACTTGAGAGGGCATTACTAGTAGATAAACGACGAAAGGGTCGAGACTGCTGCTTTACAGGAAACGGTAGTTCGCTTGTAAACCAAAGAAGTGCGCGCTGTTGTCATAAGCGCCTTGAACATTGATAACTTGCCCCTTTGAGTAGTTAAGCTCAGGCTCGTCCAGATCGATGTAATCGTAGTAAGCGCGTAGTTCCCAGTTCTTGTTGAGCGCATAGGTGGCACCCGCGCCAATACGCTTGGTTTCGCCCACAGGAAGATCCATATATTGATGAGTTGCGTCATCCTGAGGAGAAGTCTCGTAGCTGATGCCTGTTTCTAGTCGCAACGTTGGGGTGATTTGGTAATGAGTACCTATGGCTAGGTTCCACACATCGTCAAAGTTACGATCGACAATTTGTATTGAGCTATCATTGATGTCTAGTGTGAGGTCTGTCCATGTTGATAGGTCATACCAAGTGACACTCCACAGCATATCCCATTGAGCATTGACGGCGTGCACGCCACTAACCTGGATGTTTTGAGGCATGATAAAGTCGAGCCCAACATCACGCTTGGTGTCACTAGCCGAACGTTGAAGATCCCCCTCGCCGTAATGAGAAAGTTCAGATCGGTACATAAAGCCAAAACGGTGTTGCTCGTTCGGTTGGTAAAAGGCGCTGAGAGAGTAGCCAACGGTGAAATCATCCGCGTCTGCTTTGAATAAGTGCTCAGCTCCTATCTC encodes the following:
- a CDS encoding efflux RND transporter periplasmic adaptor subunit, with translation MKEMMIPYILIVWSLFATGALKKNFKNYTWAAIGGVTILAVLAVISRLWAPVDLTNSTTVKAPHAVMSPIFGQQIDQVLVEHNQMVKEGDVIYTLVDIDSAADKAKIESSIVQKEEQIKQMNRDLERAETSPEIFNMRDVEKYDSELRVLHAELVSLKADLQKVNWAQEKKTIRAEFDGQVSIVNIAEGSVMGNMHLYNTSKKFLEMRISDQTYGYVQVGDFAEFFVDAYPGHVFRAKVHSFNAGTGESSISPLQGPQSVGQHVVRNGNGLGRTIVLEIIEPEGFNIPIGSTGAAWISAEKPHPFWGFIDVIGAATVRLQSYKSYLGAW
- a CDS encoding magnesium transporter, with translation MNFIKIVFQKIWAIVMVLIKFCLFMAVMFAGAWALAPLGTIHSKDIDMSQFNNHPNEMMMNFFQMEYFSGYLFSVTIAVVLAGVYGMWQLHELGVHKAKEHKSAHVQIVFALSLCGLFISKTFWVIALVIALANWKHIGQSLSDVIRRGVQPKQDAATSTETAVAHVSPEKTPAEPAPVKQSSKEQSSEAQSSKEKTPTNKEVA
- a CDS encoding OmpP1/FadL family transporter, producing MKKHYLAITIAMMTSNAMLSNPALAAAHLLPELGSLNASTAGAGSAALAESALTAWTNPAAMSQLENPELTVNLAGLYTDIDYSDTNPTERFDSNIDAGGWAPVGSFYFVTPINDKFHAGIALASQGGSGIDYGDNFSGQRLLKNVEFMTVQLMPSISYKVNEQFSLGASVNAEYLTANGELNPFIGSGEIGAEHLFKADADDFTVGYSLSAFYQPNEQHRFGFMYRSELSHYGEGDLQRSASDTKRDVGLDFIMPQNIQVSGVHAVNAQWDMLWSVTWYDLSTWTDLTLDINDSSIQIVDRNFDDVWNLAIGTHYQITPTLRLETGISYETSPQDDATHQYMDLPVGETKRIGAGATYALNKNWELRAYYDYIDLDEPELNYSKGQVINVQGAYDNSAHFFGLQANYRFL